Sequence from the Suncus etruscus isolate mSunEtr1 chromosome 1, mSunEtr1.pri.cur, whole genome shotgun sequence genome:
CTGGAatggagggaaagggaaaggacagggagctgcccccagcctccagagGGGCACCCCCAAGAAAGTGGGGCCAGCCCAGGCCCTGGTGAACActctttaaggggccagagtgagagcacagggAGAGGGCATgtgcttgcacacagcctacctgggtttaatccttagcatctcatagggtcccctgagctttaatttctgagtgtaggaggctgaagagatagcacagcggtagggcgtttgccttgcatggagccaacccaggacggatggtggttcgaatcccaacattccatatggtcccctgtgcctgccaggagcgatttctgagcatagaggccaaaataacctctgagcaccactgggtgtgacccaaaaacaaacattctGAGTGTAGGACCCGTGTGACCCCTGAGcgagtgtggccctccaaaaattaTGTCTTTTCTTCCAGATACATTTTCAGGCTGCTGAGACCTCCTTGGGAGACCCCTAGGGTTTTTGATATCCCTTACAAGAAGAAACAATGTCTGCTGAGTATGGGGGTGCTTGGCACAGGGCAGGGTGGCCTCAAGGCTATCCCGTCTAGTCTGGCCTCTGCTGCCATCACTGACAGAGTTGGCAGTTTGACCAAGCTCTGGTATCATATAAGGGCTCCCAAACACGGTGCTGTCCTGCACTGGGGTTTCTGCACCCCGCCATCACATGTGGGGCACACCCCTGCCAGGGGCATCCCCAGCCACCCTCTTGTTTCCTCCATCTCTGATGAGGTCTCATCTCAGGGGACCAGAATGCTCCAGGGCTGAGAGGCTTGGGGGGACCTGAGCTCTGGAGCCCCAACTCTGGGAAATATAAGGACCCCTTTCAGAGCAAGAGCAAGAAAGAGAGGCTCTGGGCTTGTGGAGCCCTCAGCTCATCACCCCTCTCAACACTCATTCCCAAGAAAAGGAAGTGAAGGGACCGAAGCTAAGCATTCTGACGCCCCCAAGTGCCTCTCAGTGAGTTTCCCACTGAGATAATCATCTCTGCAGGGAACCACATCTGAGGGGTTCACATGGTCCCCGCCAAGGGCACTCACTGTCCCAGGCGGTGTCTCATCCCTTCTCAGTTCAGCAACATCCCCCAAGGAGGGTGGGGGCAGGCTAGGCCAGGCACCTGTCCCCCCTCTTCCCACTGACTCGCTTCTCTCTAGAACATGTTTCAGAGACCAGCGAACCAGCCGGCCCTTCCTCGGAGTCTGAGCAGCCGGCTCAGTCATCTCTTGGCTTTTAATTACCTTTCCAGTGCTCGATTATTAATGACACTGGGCAGAGCGGCCTGGCCTGGCTTCTCAGCTGCACCTGCTACAGTCTCCTGTGGGTCTGTGTATCGGGAATGCATTCGTGCACCCGGATACTGAGTCCTCTGGCCTGGCACCTGGCCCTGCCCCTGCAACCTTCGGCCCAGACCCATGGCCAGCTCAGCCTTCAGGGTCAGCAGCCATATTCGGTCCTCTCATCCTGTGACCACTGGCCCCTGGTGCACCCCTAGACTCACACTCTCCTCCATGGCCCCATCCTGGCCCTGAGTGTGAGTTTTAAAAACAGTATAGAGAAGTGGAATGAATAATAGGACCACTTGTCCTGGGGGACCCCAACTCTCCTGCAAAAGATGGATGGATGTCTGCcccatggggctggagggatagcacagtgggagggcatttgcctttgcatgtagccaaccctgattcaatggtggggggggggatcccacagggttccctgaacctgccaggagtgattcttgagtgaggagccaggaattacccaagTATTGTCAGGTGTGACACAATATCCAGGGGGAAAAGGTGAGTCCCCCCACCTACCTCTCTCGAGCAAACACAGGTATGCCTGGTGTGTAGTTGAAAAAAGGGCCCTCGCTTCTGGGGGGTGACAGGGTGACATGGGAGGGTAGCCCATTTCTAGGTTCCTCGTGTCTGAGAGCACTGATCCTGATCCCATGTTGGTTGGGAGGTGAAAGATGTGCATTCCACATACCACGTGTGTAGTCCAGTACAGCTGGTGTGAAAACACAAGGATCCTAAGTACAAACTCAAAAGGctagcacaggctttgcatgtggaaggctcAAGTTCAATCTCAGCACTGTtatatatatgaaagcatttccataggattattatctctgcctgttgtcccaccttctaccttccaggtgggggcgctgttgagagcctaataaatagtctgggagagaggtgctcagggtcttttggtagagtttactagctggctccaggtgttttttggagctgatagtaggctgacaaaggactctgcatTCAACCTCTTTCAGCCATTTCTCCTGCTGTTTCTTCTCCCATCTCCTGCTGATTCTCTCCTCTTCAATCCCCTTTCTGCTCCTCAGGCAAACCTTTtcttaccttccaaagacccctcccagaaatgggcaggtcttaccatcaggtaaggtaatgcagaagatggggctggagtgacacaGCACCACAACATTCTGAGGTCCTCCGGGGTGGGCAGAAACTCCTGAGTCTGCCCGTGATCAGCAGTGGGagttgggggtttgggccatacccagtacccagcgacgctcaggggttacccatagttctgcactcagaaattgctcctagcaggctcaggggaccatatgggatgctgggtatcgaacttGGGTCTATCctgaatcagcagcatgcaaaacaaatgcctatcGCCCCAGTAtgaggttgtgtgtgtgtatgtgtgtgtgtgtgtgtgtgtgtgtgtgtgtgtgtgtgtgttattgtcTTGGtgggtttttgttggtttggattAGGGGTTTTGTGTATGTTTTCTGGGGGAGGGTTAGTTTGTttgttggcttttggtttttcgggccacacccatttgatgctctggggttactcctggctaaacgctcagaaatgcccctggcttggggggaccatatgagacgccagggtatcgaaccgtccttccttggctagcacttgcaaggcaaacaccttacctctagcgccacctcgccggccccgggaagggggggggttgttttgttttgtttttaccttttaggtcatacccagggatgctcagggcttactcctggctttgtactatGGAATCACCCCTGGGGGgcgctcaggggatcatatgggatactgaggattgagtCTACATAgtccgtgtgcaaagcaagtgctctctcTCCACTAGACTAACACTCAGAGgcattttggtttcattttggatttttttggggccacatctggcggtgctctggtactacttccagctctgcactcaggaaccactcctggcattgctcaggggatcctatgggatgccaaggattgaacttaggtcggggcttcatgcaaggcaaacgcactaacctcagtgctatcactccagcacccagGAGGCATTTTTGAAGATAGTCTTGGGCTGTGGCCTAGAACATAGGGCAAAAGGAGGGGGGCAGCCGGGAACCCCTAAAGAAAACAGGGAACTCCAGCAATAAAACCTCTGACCTCCCAGCCCTGGCTTCAGCTAGGTCAAGGATCCTCGTGACCCCTAGAAGTTTCTGTATCCAGCACTAGCTTGAGAATGTAGCTGCCCCCCAAAAAGCCCCCCTCTTCCACTCTTTACCACAACCAGGCTCTCCTATGAACCCCTGGCAGCAGGACTAGGACCCCAACCCAAGCCTGGCTCTTGCAGAAGAGTGCAGGACGCTGGCATCCATCACTGCGCGTGTCTGAGCCATTTGTCACGCTGCCGGGCCCCAGCAGGCAGGAGAAGCTGGCGCTGAATACCAAGTGGGGTGCTGCCTGGCACTGCTTCTTGGCTCCTCACCTCCCTCAGGAGGTTCCCTCCAGGCAGCTGCCCTCCTGCCCGAAGCAGACACCCGCCTCGGGTGCTTCCAGAGTACAGAATATATAGACAGGACGCCCGGTTGCAAAGGTCTATTTATTGTCACTGAACTCTGGAGAAAGGGGGTGGACAGAGCTGCCCGCACAAGGGACACGCTGGCTTCGGGGTCTTGAGCCCCTTGTAGATCTGGCTCTGCTCTCCAGGACGCTGCGTGTTTAAGGGACAGTAAGAGCACCCCCAGCCCCAGGGAGGTGACTCAGCACAGTGTGAGGGTGCAACCCCAGAGGTCTCCCAGATCCCTGTGGGGGACACTAGAGGCCATCTACTGCCTGGACGGTCCCAGAGGCCAGGATCTGACAGTGGAAGCCAAACCCTTTCACCTCACCCAGGCAGTGCCGGGGCTGAGAATCCGGCTGCCCAACCACCAGAGCGGTTGGCACGGTTGGCACTTCACACTTCCGATTCCAAGCTGGAGATCCGCCTCCAGGTGCAAAGTCCAGGATAGCTGTGATGCACCCCACAAGCCGGCCTGCAGGCCTCCTCCAGCCCCCCACTGTCCCGGTAGCCGGTGCTCAGTCCCAGGGTCCTGCTTCTGCACCCGGGAGCTCCCCAGGCCCCAGAGAGCCAGGGGCTGTGGCTGGCACAGGGTGGCAGGGGCAGGGAAGGGCAGATAGGCCTCCAGCAGAGTGGCAGGTGGGTGTGCGCGTGGGCGCAGACCTGATGCCTGTAGGGCCAGGCGGGCAGCCCCTGGCACGCCCAGCAGCCCTCCTGGCAAGCCTCCGGGTAGGAGGGGAGTGGCACCCAGTGGTCGCACCCCAGGCGGGCACAGCAGGCTGGAAAGGCCTCTGCCACCGAGCTGGGCAGGGAAGCGTGTCGGGCGCGCATTCCCCGAGCCCAGGCGGCGCGCAACAGCGCCTCGCGCCGCTCCAGCTGCTCGGGTCCGAGCATCGCCAGGTCCGCGGGTTCGGGGGGCTCCGGGAAGAGCGGGAGGAAGGGGCGCCCCGATCGCTGGGCTCGGGGGAAGGAGCTGTAGTGGCGGCACTCGGGCAGCTCGCACCGCTGCGGGGCCCCGCAGGGTCCCCGCGCCTCGCACCCCCGGGACACGTCGGGCAGGGGTGCGGGGGGCCCCGGGAGCCTGCGGCGGCGGCGCCGGGCGGACCTCGGAGCCCAGCTTTGCGGATTGGGCTCCGGGACcgggtggggagtggggggccGGGAGCAGGGACAGGCCGGCGATGGGGTCCCCCGACGGCCGCCTCCCCAGTGCTCGATGGTGCGCGCGGCGCGGTCCAGGGAGCTGCTCACCCCCGCCGTGCTCACCATGTCCCGGGCCGCCTGCAGCATCTTCAGCACGCTGGCCTGGGCCGAGCTGGCGGTGAGGTCCGGGCTGGGCTGTCGCGGGGGGCTGGCCAGGCTCTGCACCCCGCTGAAGCAGCTGTAGATGCCCTggcagagaaagagaggggagcaGACAGGTGAGCTTCCTAGGGAAGCAGCTAACACCCCGATCTGGAGTTTCTTTGCTTGGTTTTGggttgtgctcaaggcttctttctggcttctgtgctcaggaatggatGGCTCCTGACGGTAGGATTCAGAGGATCAGGTGGGGTCTTGGAGATCAAGCCTAGATATGCCCTGATGCCCTGTGCAATGCAAGAAGGgccttgctgtattatctctccaccccgatttctacacacacacacacacacacacacacacacacacacacacacacacacttttttttttaattttttgtttgattttggggccacacttggctgtgctcaggggttactcctgctctgtactcaaaaaatcgctcctggcaggctcagggaatcatatgggatgccggggatcaaaccctggtccatcctgggtcagcagcatgcaaggtataACCCCTACTCTGGCCCTGCCCAGGTTTTCTTGGCCACACTCACGGGCTTCccctgttgggttacaccttattttacccaaaacagttgttgggttacaccttatttttttttgtttgtttttgtttttgggccacaccctgcggtgctcaggggttactcctggctgtctgctcagaaatagctcctgacaggcacggggaaccatatgggacaccgggattcgaaccaaccacctttggtcctggatcagctgcttgcaaggcaaacaccactgtgctatctctctgggcccggggttacaccttattttacccaaaaacccctagttctgtgctcagagatcactcctggctctgtgttcaaagatcactcctagcagagtgGGCCATagtggatcaaacccaaatcagtcTCTTGCACAGAAAAGCCCCTATTGGGCCTGGAgtgatttgccttgcacctggccaactgaggttcaatccccagccacCTACagggtcctccaagtctgcaataagtgatccctgagcacagagctaggagtaagccctgagcaccacctggtagcATCAAAAACAGAgtgccagagtgagagcacagcagcgagagcatttgccttgcacgtggctgatccacaTGGCTCTGGGTAACAGAGCCTGCCTGGAATGAGCTAGGAGTGAACTGAATGCAGCGCAAGGAGGAATCCAAGCTTGGCCGGGAACgcatcccaaaataaaaaaaacattcccTCCCTACCAACCCATCACATTATCACTGGTCCTAGTGTTGGGCTTTTAAGAGCCAGGCCCTAGAAGTGCCCCCAGCTCAGGTTCCAAGAGGCACACATGGGTTGGAAAAACATTGCAACAAGTCACTCCAAAACCCATGGCCAGTTGCCAGCTTACAATTGGCAATGAAGACCAGAGGGACCCAGCTTTCTCCCAGGCTGGACCATGGATTCTACCGCCCATCTTCAAGGAGTCCGGCAGACCAGGCCACCCCTGGGAAAATTTGCCTCCGTGGGTGTGGCCTGTTGGACTTCTCTAATGTTGGCGCCTGTTGGGGTGGGCAGCGGGCACGCACCCGGCTGAAAGCCAGCAGGAAGTCCAGTCGGGACGCGTCGGGCACGGTGTGTCGAAGCTTCCAGTAGACCAGGTGCTCCCAGGCGAAGACCAGCAGCGCCAGCCCCATGGCCACCAGCAGCATGTAGAAAACTCCAGCCATGTTGTCGATGTCCAGTTTGCTGCTCATCACCTCGTTCTTCTCATTCTGGCAGATCCCCGAGAGCCACACTGTCTCCAGTTTCTGGGTCTCCCCTGGGGGACACAGCTAGCTCAGGGGGGACTGTTCCCCCCACTCGCCCTGACAGGGCCAGGAGGTTCTTGGGCCAAGGGGAAGATTCTCAAGATCCAGCCCCTAGGAGGCAGCACTGAGGCTTGGGGCATTCAGGAGTGAGTActgtgggtgtggggggggggcagccatGGGTACCCAGGTGCAAAAAGGCTTGTTGATTGGGCGCTTCTGCCCTCATGTCACTGGCCTCACAGACGCCTGACATGGAGCTAAAGTGGCTTGTAGGAACAAAAGTCCTAGGCCTTGTCACCACCACCAGAAACCCCACTTTTATGGGGGTGGGATCActtccattgatgctcaggggttactcctggctctgcactccggaattactcttggtgcggcttggaggaccctatgggatgccggggatcgaactagggtaggtcatgtgcaaggcaagagctctctccactctcccccccgAAAAAATACTTCTTTACCATCATAGTAAGGGTTCTGGGTGGTGGGAGAGAGCAAATGAAAGTTTTTCTAATAGGGAGTGGCTGGGAAATTCTCAGAGCTCCTGTGTGGGGATCTCAGTTGCCTCACAAACAACCAACCTCACCCTGGCCTGTCTGAACCCCCTGTTCTGAGCCTAGCCAGGCCCTGGGTGATTCCCTGGCCttctcaaaaaaggaaaaaggggattTTGGGGCAAAAACCAAAGTTCAGGCacaggaacaatagcacagcagcgagggcatttgccttacatatggccaacccaagtttgacccccagcatcccatagggtcccccgagcctgccaggagtcatttctaagcatagagccagaaggaacccttgagtgtcattgggtgtggctctaaaagcagcaaaaaaaaaatcagagctcaCCCCAGCCCCCACTGTATGGCCTGACTGCTCCTGTCTTCCTGATCTTGGGGAACCCCTTCCCTATAAAACCAGGGGACCCTAATACTCATCCCATCCCCTACCTACACTCCAGCTTCAAGCCCCCCGAAACTGCCCTCACCACCAGCAGACATCTGAAAACAGTAGTTGATGGAGGGACAGGTTTAGCCTCTGACTCTGGAAGCCCCCCGTCCCCCCTCGAAGGCGGCACCCACCATCCCCCAAGAACTGTAAGAGCGCGAGGTCGATGGGGCGCTTCCAGTGGGAGCCCTTCTGCATGGCAATGCCGTAGCCCGTGGTGGCAAAGACCTTGCCAGAGCCGATGGTCACCAGCTTGCAGCCCTCATCCTTTCCCGCCATGTAGTTGAGCACAGCTGCGTCATAGATAAAGGCGTCCAGCCTCCTGCAGGCAGGCCAAGGTCAGGCCAGAAACCCCAAGATCCACGAGTCCCCCAAAACAGGAACCCCACCCAGGAAGGGGGATGGACAGAGAACATTGGGATCCCATCTGCCCTGCTCATGGAACCAAGAGGGGGACCCACCCACCCAACCTCTGCAGCTTCAGATTTTCACAAATTACCCTGGAGCTTGGATACACCCAGCCTTGTGTCTCTGCACCCCTGATTCCCCTATCTCATCCCCTGAGCCCAGAAGCCCCACAAGATTGTCTCACTGCCTCCATGGCCCCGTGAGTGAGGAAGGAGCCTGGCTATGTGGAAGACACTTGGTGAAGACCCAGAAGAGTTGGGGTCCCCCAGTCGGGACACACCCCATCTTGAGGCTGCTTAGAGCATCCTCCACCGAGCGCTGGTTGAACTTGACCATGTGTACATGCATGTCGCGGTAGTTGCTTCGGATGTTTCGTTCGGTGCTGCCATTGGGTACGGTGCCAAAGCGGAAGGGCGGGTATTGGTCCTGGGGCCGTTGGAACTGCGGGCAGAGAGGCTGGTTAGGGGCCTTTTCCTCTGAGTCTCTGGGTACTACCATGGGGAGGGATGGCAGAGGGCAGGTGACCTGTCACAGTATAAGCCACTCCTGGAGAacaaatggggaaactgaggccagcaCTAAAAGAAATACTCCCACTCATCTCTCTCCACCAGCTCCATGTTCTCTCTTCcttccaagcactgagccagaagaagccactgagcactgctggggatgtCCTTCATACCCCAAATAACCATGCAGAGAATGAATGCTGCACATTCAggaggtttttcttcttttttttggggggtgggtcatcactgtcaatgctcagggatggctcctaactctgcactcaggggattctattctggggatcgaacctgcatcagccacatgtaaggtcaGCGCCTTTCCTCCAGTTCTTACTGCTGCTGAGACCCACTCCCACCCAGCCCTAGTCTCATGCCTCCCACCCCCACTCAGACTCCCGCCACCTTCTTGTCGCTGAGGCCTGACACCGTGTCGATATATTGCTCCTGGATCATGAAGGCAGCCAGGTTGGCAGTGTAGCTGGCGAGGAAGATGACAGCGAAGAAGGCCCACACCAGCACCATGATCTTGGACGTGGTCCCTCGGGGGTTCTCGATGGGCACCGAGTTGTTGAAGACCAGGGCCCAGAGCAGCCAGATGGACTTCCCGATGGTGAAAGATGGACCCCCCGGCTCTGCAGGAGGGGGACACTGAGGTCTCCCTGGCTGACCATAGTGGACTTGGGGGCATCTCAGTATCACTGCCCCTCACCCAGCTCTACAGCACCAGTCCCCATTGTTCCTGTAATCCAAGTCACCCTCTCCCTCAGCATGCAAGATgcgtttatttctttatttttgtgtttttctttgtttgggggccatacccagcagtgctctgggattgctcctggctctacactctacctaagatcgaacccaggttggcctgtgcaaggcaacaccctacctgctgtgctatcgctccggaccCAGgacatatatttgggggtatggGGGACTCACTCTTGCCACTGCTGAGGTTCTGGTTGTAGCTGACGGGGCTGAAATACTCGAACATGAAGACAGTGATGGCCACCACGGTAAGACACATGACGAACATCATGACCCACACGGCTGGGCTGTAGGGCTCTAGGGGTGGGAGCAGCGACTTAGGGAGCAGCAGGGTGCAGGGGAGGACTAGCGGGGTCCCTCGTACAAAGTCAGGCTCTGATTCAGCTCAGAATCCCCCCCCCACCAGGAGGCCAGACTTGTCAGCATTCATTCTCTGATGGGTTATTTAGGGTTTTGAAGACACCCCTGGCAGTTTTCAATGGcaactcctagctcagtgcttggggccaTTTGTAACAGGGAatcatgtggtaccagaaatGGAACCTAGGGCTCCCATGTGCAAAGCCTGTTCTTTGCGTAGACTCATGcactctttttatttactttttatttactttgttttttggggggtcacacccagcaatcctcaggggttactcctggctctgcactcaaaagtcactcctggcaggatcagggagaccatatgggatgcagggatcaaacttgggttagctgcgtgcaaagcaaatgcccttcctg
This genomic interval carries:
- the GRIN2C gene encoding glutamate receptor ionotropic, NMDA 2C, whose translation is MLKWTDMGNALEPVLLFMTLLGAWAGQGPGPSQQALTVAVVFGSAGPPHSPARSRLTPQNFLDLPVGIQPLTVGVNHTNPRSLLMQICGLLGAAQVHGIVFEDSVDTEAVAQILDFISSQTHVPILSISGGSALVLTPKEPGSAFLQLGVSLEQQLQVLFKVLEEYAWGAFAVITSLHPGHALFLEGVRAAADANSPGWRLLDVLTLELGPGGPRAQTQRLLRSLDAPVLLAYCSRAEAEVLFAEAARAGLVGPGHVWLVPSLALGSTDAPPASFPVGLISVVTASWRLSLRQKVRDGVAVLALGAHGYRRQYGVLPGPAGDCQGRPGPVGPAREAFYRHLLNVSWEGRDFSFSPGGYLVQPTMVVIALNRHRLWEMVGRWDHGILHMKYPVWPRYSTSLQPVVDSRHLTVATLEERPFVIVESPDPGTGGCVPNTVPCRRQTNHTFGSGDAPPYTKLCCKGFCIDILKKLAKVVKFSYDLYLVTNGKHGKRVRGVWNGMIGEVYYKRADMAIGSLTINEERSEIVDFSVPFVETGISVMVARSNGTVSPSAFLEPYSPAVWVMMFVMCLTVVAITVFMFEYFSPVSYNQNLSSGKKPGGPSFTIGKSIWLLWALVFNNSVPIENPRGTTSKIMVLVWAFFAVIFLASYTANLAAFMIQEQYIDTVSGLSDKKFQRPQDQYPPFRFGTVPNGSTERNIRSNYRDMHVHMVKFNQRSVEDALSSLKMGRLDAFIYDAAVLNYMAGKDEGCKLVTIGSGKVFATTGYGIAMQKGSHWKRPIDLALLQFLGDGETQKLETVWLSGICQNEKNEVMSSKLDIDNMAGVFYMLLVAMGLALLVFAWEHLVYWKLRHTVPDASRLDFLLAFSRGIYSCFSGVQSLASPPRQPSPDLTASSAQASVLKMLQAARDMVSTAGVSSSLDRAARTIEHWGGGRRGTPSPACPCSRPPTPHPVPEPNPQSWAPRSARRRRRRLPGPPAPLPDVSRGCEARGPCGAPQRCELPECRHYSSFPRAQRSGRPFLPLFPEPPEPADLAMLGPEQLERREALLRAAWARGMRARHASLPSSVAEAFPACCARLGCDHWVPLPSYPEACQEGCWACQGLPAWPYRHQVCAHAHTHLPLCWRPICPSLPLPPCASHSPWLSGAWGAPGCRSRTLGLSTGYRDSGGLEEACRPACGVHHSYPGLCTWRRISSLESEV